Genomic window (Caldisericia bacterium):
TTGGAACAAAAGATGTAGAAATAGCAGAAAAAATAGCAAAATCAATAAGAGAATCATCTGGTGGACTCATGTTTGTTCAAGCAAAAGGATTTTATTTGGAAGATAAACAGTGCGCTCAAGTCTCAATGAATATTTTAAATTTCAAAAAAGCACCACTTTATAGAATTTATGAAATTGTAAAAATGGAAGCCGAAAGATATGGTACATACATTAAAGAAAGTGAACTAGTTGGATTAATTCCTTTAAAAGCTGTTTTAGATACTTTTGCTTTTTATTTAAAACTACCCGAACTTTCTCAAGATAAGGTTATTGAATATAAAATATTTAGTGAATAAATTTAAAAACTGAATGTTCTTCCTTTTACCGCAGAAACTCCAGGTATTTCTAACTTCTTTTCAAAAATAATCATAAATCTTGTGAGAATTATTGAAATTACTACATAGATAAATGCAATAATTGTAAAAGATTGAATATAATAAAAAGTTTTGCTTCCAATAAATTTTGCAACACTGGTAAGTTCCATTACAGTTAATATCATAGCTAAACTTGAATATTGTGTGAGAGCAATTAGTTCATTTGTCCATGCAGGAATTACAATTCTCAAAACTTGTGGAAGAAGTATATATCTTATCACTTTAAATCTATTCATTCCAATGCTTAATGCTGCATCTGTTTGACCTGTTGGGATAGCTAGAAAAGCAGTTCTAAAATATTCTGCTTGATATGCAGCGCTATTAAGACCCATTCCTAAAATTGCGGCAGTAAGTGGTGTAAATCTAACTAAACCTGTAGAAGGTAATCCAAAGTAAATTATGAAAAGTTGAACAACCATAGGGGTTCCTCTAATTATTTCTATATAAAGAGTCGAAAGAATTTTTAAAATCTTTGGGCCATAGAGTTTTAAAACTGCAAGAACTAATCCAAATATTAAACCAAAAAAAATTGAAACAAATGTTATATAAAGAGTTAGATAAAAACCACTTAAAAGTAAATTTCCATATCTTTCAAAAATAATTAAATAAGCTTCCATCTAATCTTTTTCCTCTTTGGTTATTATTCCAAGAAACTTTTTTATTCTCTCACTTTTAGGATTAAAGATTATTTCCTCTGGTGAACCTTTTTCAATTATTTTTCCACTATCAAGAAACATAATTTCATCTGCAACATCTTTTGCAAAATCTAATTCATGTGTAACAAGAAGCATTGTCATACCTTTTTCAGCTAAATTTTTTATTGCTCTTAAGACCTCTCCAATCAATTCCACATCAAGAGCACTTGTTGGTTCATCAAATAAAATTATTCTTGGATTCATAGCAATTGCTCTTGCAATTGCTACCCTCTGTTGTTGTCCACCAGAAAGTTGTGCAGGATAAAGCTTCCATAATCTTTTATCAATTCCAACAATATTTAAAGCATTTTCTGCAATACTTTCCGCCTCTTCTTTTTTCATTCCTTTAACTTTAAGTAGTCCAATTAAAACATTTTCAATTGCATTTAGATGCATAAAAAGATTAAAATGTTGGAAAACAAAGCCAATTTTTTCTCTAATTTTTGACAAATTTACTCCACTTTTTGTTATTTCCTCATTATCAAGAAAAATTTTTCCAGAATCAGGTTTTGTTAGAAAATTTATACAATAAAGTAGAGTGCTTTTGCCTCCCCCACTTGGTCCAATTATTACTTTTATTTCATTTTCATTTATTGAAAATGAAACTCCTTTTAAAACTTCATTTTTACCAAAACTCTTCTTTAAATTTTCTACTCTTAAGACCTCTTTCACCTTTTTTCTCCTAATCCTGGGATTCTATTTTTTTCATAAATTGAATAAAAAATATAATTTGAAAATCTCACCATAATAAAATATAAAATAGCAATAAAAATATAAATTTCAAAATATCTTCCAATTGATCTTGAAATAAGTTCTGCTTTTGTCATAATTTCTGTTATACCAAGAACAAAAGCAATAGATGTATCTTTAAGAAGGGTTATAAACTCATTTGTCCAGGATGGAATCATTATTCTAATAGCTTGAGGTAATAATATATTTAAGAAAACTTGAGTTTTGTTCATTCCAATACTCAATGCTGCAAGAATTTGACCTGTTGGAATTGCTTCAAGGGATGATCTAAAAATTTGACTTTGATAAGCAGCGCTTCTTATTCCAAGACCAAGTATTGCAGAAGTTAGTGGATCAAGATTAAATCCAAGATAAAGAATCAAGAAAAGAACCATTAAAGGAATTCCTCTTATTATTTCACCAATAATTCTAAAGATTAAATTAAATGGGGAGGCAAGATATACCTCCCCAAAAGTTAATAGTGAACCAGCAATAAAACCAAGAGCTATTCCTGTTAAAGTGAGCAAAATTGTATTAAAAATTCCAGAGAGTATATAAACTATTGCTCTAATATTATAAAAAATTGTTATGTCAAAAATTTTCATTAATATAATTATTCACCTGAAAAATATTTTTGAACTAAATCTGACCAATCTTTACTATTTTTAACTTCTTCCAAAGCTTTCTTTAAATCATTAAATAGTTTTTCATTATCTTTCTGGACAAATATTCCAGCAGTTTCTGGGGCAAGTTCTGCAGTAACAACATAGTTATATTTTTGCTCATATAATTTTGCAACTGGAGTATCAATTATCATAGCGTCAATTGCTCCATTTTGAAGATCAAGCATTCCTAGAATAACAGATGTATATCTTCTCACATCTACATTTAATGCCTCTTTTTTCTGTATCCCTTCATCAAGAATTTGTTCTCCGGTAGTACCTTTTTGAACTCCTACTTTCTTACCAGAAAGATCTGATAGACCTAAAGGTTTAAATGCACTTTTTACATTAACTATAATTGATTGACCAGTAACCCAATAAGGAATTGCAGGAGCAACTTTAAGTCTATCTTCAGTTATTGTAATACATGCTATTGCAACATCAATTTTTTTCTTTTCAAGAGAAGGAATTATTGAGTCAAAATCCATGTTAACAATTTTTACCTCATACCCAAGCTTTTTTCCTAATAATCTTATTAAATCTAAATCAAAACCAACAAATTCACCAGTTTTTTCATCAACATACTCAAATGGAGGGTAATCTGCAGATGTTCCAACATTTAAAACTTTAGGTTGTTTTTTACAAGAGATAAATAAACTTAAAACAAGTGATAAAATTAATACTAATAAAACAATTTTATTTTTAATCATAAAAACCTCCTCTTAAAAATTTTATCAATTTAATTAAATCTAATCAATAATTTTCTATGAAATACTTAAAAAAGTGATGGAGGCTTTTCTGTTTCAAAATCTTCTATTACCTCAATCACTCCATATTCTCCATCAAAGCCTGGTTTTTTCTTTACTTTTCCTTCTCTCATATTTTTTATTAGTTTAAAAATTTTATCATCTATTCTACCTGATAGTTCGTTTAAGGGTAAAAAAAGAAGAACATTCATTTCATTTCCAAATTTTTGAACTATTTTCATATATTCATCTTCAACAAATTTTGTGTTTTTGTTTTTTTGGTGTGCTTGAGAGATAATCTCAATTAAAGGAATTAAATTTTTAAATGGTATAAAATTATTTTCATTGAAATTTTCTCTATCTTTTAACTCATAAACTCTATGAAGAACTCCAAGGGTTAATGGTTTTTTACAAACTGGACATATGTTTTTTATTTTAATTGATTCCTCAGGACTTAAAGATACTCCACAGTTTCTGTGTCCATCATAATGGTATTTTCCTTCTTCTGGAAAAAATTCAATTGTGAATAGAAAACGTGTCTTATCTCTCTTTTTTATTGCATCTATTATTTCATCATATTTTAATTCACAATCAAAAACATTTCCCTCTCTTCCAATATTTGAAGGAGAATGAGCATCAGAGTTAGATAAAAGAGCTATGTTATCTAATTTTGAAATAAGGTGATTCATAGGAGGGTCAGATGAAAGTCCTGTTTCAATTGCATAAATATTATCTAATTCATTTTGAAATGCTTCTTCTAAAGAATCAAAACCAGTTTCTGAACCAAAAATACCAAACCATGGAGTCCAAGCGTGAGCAGGATAAATAAAAGTATATGGCGCGACATCTTTTATTACTTTCACAAATTCACTACAACTAAATGGAAGTATTGGCCTTCCATCAATTCCTAAATCTGAATATTTTGATAGAGTTTTGTTTATTTTTTCCATATCTTCAATTGATTTAATTAAAAATGATATATGTACTCTTCTAGTTTTTCCTCCTTGTGAAAAAATAAGAGCAACCTCGCCACTAATTATAAAATTTGTTCCATCATACTCATATATTCCATCATTTTTTTCCTTAAGATACATCTTTATTTCTTTTTCCCATTCAGGATGAGTTGAGTCTCCAGTTCCAAGAAGATTTATACCTTTAATTTTTGCCCATTGTGAAAGTGTAGAAATATCCATATCCTTACTTGTTGCTCTTGAATATTTAGAATGTATGTGTAAATCAGCAACTATTTTCAATAAATTCCTCCTTTAATTTTTTATAAATTTCAAATAAACTATCTGGTATAACTCTTGTTTCACCAAATACAGTCATAAAGT
Coding sequences:
- a CDS encoding amino acid ABC transporter permease — protein: MKIFDITIFYNIRAIVYILSGIFNTILLTLTGIALGFIAGSLLTFGEVYLASPFNLIFRIIGEIIRGIPLMVLFLILYLGFNLDPLTSAILGLGIRSAAYQSQIFRSSLEAIPTGQILAALSIGMNKTQVFLNILLPQAIRIMIPSWTNEFITLLKDTSIAFVLGITEIMTKAELISRSIGRYFEIYIFIAILYFIMVRFSNYIFYSIYEKNRIPGLGEKR
- a CDS encoding transporter substrate-binding domain-containing protein, giving the protein MIKNKIVLLVLILSLVLSLFISCKKQPKVLNVGTSADYPPFEYVDEKTGEFVGFDLDLIRLLGKKLGYEVKIVNMDFDSIIPSLEKKKIDVAIACITITEDRLKVAPAIPYWVTGQSIIVNVKSAFKPLGLSDLSGKKVGVQKGTTGEQILDEGIQKKEALNVDVRRYTSVILGMLDLQNGAIDAMIIDTPVAKLYEQKYNYVVTAELAPETAGIFVQKDNEKLFNDLKKALEEVKNSKDWSDLVQKYFSGE
- a CDS encoding amino acid ABC transporter ATP-binding protein, producing MKEVLRVENLKKSFGKNEVLKGVSFSINENEIKVIIGPSGGGKSTLLYCINFLTKPDSGKIFLDNEEITKSGVNLSKIREKIGFVFQHFNLFMHLNAIENVLIGLLKVKGMKKEEAESIAENALNIVGIDKRLWKLYPAQLSGGQQQRVAIARAIAMNPRIILFDEPTSALDVELIGEVLRAIKNLAEKGMTMLLVTHELDFAKDVADEIMFLDSGKIIEKGSPEEIIFNPKSERIKKFLGIITKEEKD
- a CDS encoding endonuclease Q family protein is translated as MKIVADLHIHSKYSRATSKDMDISTLSQWAKIKGINLLGTGDSTHPEWEKEIKMYLKEKNDGIYEYDGTNFIISGEVALIFSQGGKTRRVHISFLIKSIEDMEKINKTLSKYSDLGIDGRPILPFSCSEFVKVIKDVAPYTFIYPAHAWTPWFGIFGSETGFDSLEEAFQNELDNIYAIETGLSSDPPMNHLISKLDNIALLSNSDAHSPSNIGREGNVFDCELKYDEIIDAIKKRDKTRFLFTIEFFPEEGKYHYDGHRNCGVSLSPEESIKIKNICPVCKKPLTLGVLHRVYELKDRENFNENNFIPFKNLIPLIEIISQAHQKNKNTKFVEDEYMKIVQKFGNEMNVLLFLPLNELSGRIDDKIFKLIKNMREGKVKKKPGFDGEYGVIEVIEDFETEKPPSLF
- a CDS encoding amino acid ABC transporter permease, whose amino-acid sequence is MEAYLIIFERYGNLLLSGFYLTLYITFVSIFFGLIFGLVLAVLKLYGPKILKILSTLYIEIIRGTPMVVQLFIIYFGLPSTGLVRFTPLTAAILGMGLNSAAYQAEYFRTAFLAIPTGQTDAALSIGMNRFKVIRYILLPQVLRIVIPAWTNELIALTQYSSLAMILTVMELTSVAKFIGSKTFYYIQSFTIIAFIYVVISIILTRFMIIFEKKLEIPGVSAVKGRTFSF